A section of the Sebastes fasciatus isolate fSebFas1 chromosome 21, fSebFas1.pri, whole genome shotgun sequence genome encodes:
- the c1qtnf9 gene encoding complement C1q and tumor necrosis factor-related protein 9A, producing the protein MLQMIFKVTLLLLPLVGRCVTQQETENKGCVCGHPGIPGDPGHNGTPGRDGRDGLRGDKGDQGEVGRIGSAGTDGRMGDKGDHGTIGPLGLKGKRGENGERGFPGKMGPQGPHGPLGLKGNKGELGLPGPKGLKGDLGPLGPEGPKGETGLRGDRGIQGPFGPPGRSGSKGELGVPGNKGSIGYRGDRGVRGEKGDRGEKGDAPVISKSAFSVGLTAQSKLPIVNIPIRFDKIFYNEQNHYDPVTGRFTCSAAGAYFFTYHITVYSRNVKVALVKNGVKIIHTTDNYQSGEDQASGGVVLNLDVGDKVWLQVAGGELFNGLFADEDDDTTFSGFLIVGT; encoded by the exons ATGTTGCAGATGATTTTTAAAGTCACTCTCTTGCTCCTTCCATTGGTGGGCAGGTGTGTTACACAGCAAGAAACCGAAAATAAAGGCTGTGTTTGTGGACACCCTGGAATACCAGGGGACCCTGGACACAATGGTACACCTGGAAGAGACGGCCGAGACGGACTCAGGGGTGACAAAGGTGATCAAG GTGAAGTTGGCCGTATTGGATCAGCAGGCACTGATGGCCGCATGGGAGACAAAGGGGATCATG GTACAATTGGCCCGTTAGGGCTCAAAGGAAAAAGGGGAGAAAATGGAGAACGGGGGTTTCCTGGGAAAATGGGGCCCCAGGGACCCCACGGGCCCCTTGGTCTGAAAGGAAACAAGGGAGAGCTCGGACTACCTGGACCCAAAGGACTTAAAGGTGATTTGGGGCCTCTTGGACCAGAGGGTCCGAAGGGGGAAACTGGCCTTCGAGGTGACAGAGGCATTCAGGGACCATTTGGACCCCCTGGCAGGTCAGGGTCTAAGGGGGAACTTGGTGTTCCAGGTAACAAAGGCAGTATAGGTTATCGTGGTGACAGGGGGGTTCGAGGAGAGAAGGGTGATAGAGGTGAGAAGGGAGATGCACCTGTTATCTCTAAAAGTGCCTTCTCTGTGGGACTCACAGCACAAAGTAAACTCCCAATAGTTAATATACCGATAAGGTTCGACAAGATCTTTTACAATGAACAGAATCACTACGATCCAGTAACGGGAAGATTCACATGCTCCGCGGCAGGAGCCTACTTCTTCACCTACCACATCACCGTCTACTCCAGAAACGTGAAGGTGGCTCTGGTGAAGAACGGTGTGAAGATCATCCACACCACAGATAACTACCAGAGCGGCGAGGATCAGGCATCAGGGGGCGTCGTGCTGAACCTGGACGTGGGGGACAAGGTGTGGCTGCAGGTGGCTGGAGGAGAGCTGTTCAATGGGCTCTTtgctgatgaagatgatgacacCACCTTCTCTGGGTTCTTAATCGTTGGAACTTAA
- the tagln3b gene encoding transgelin-3b, protein MANRGPSYGLSREVQEKIEQKYDTDLEQRLVDWMVAQCGANLEKPQTGRENFQKWLLDGTILCRLINSLYPRGKEPIKKIPETQMAFKQMEKISQFLQAAEAYGVTTTDIFQTVDLWEGKDMAAVQRTLMALGSVAVTKDDGHYRGDRDWFHRKAQGYRREFSQEQLRQGQSLIGLQMGSNRGASQAGMTGYGMHRQIM, encoded by the exons ATGGCGAACAGGGGGCCCAGCTATGGACTCAGCCGAGAGGTGCAGGAGAAGATTGAGCAGAAGTACGACACAGACCTGGAGCAGCGGTTGGTGGACTGGATGGTTGCACAGTGTGGAGCCAACCTGGAGAAGCCGCAGACGGGCAGGGAGAACTTCCAGAAGTGGCTGTTGGATGGAACA ATCCTCTGCAGGCTTATCAACAGCCTTTATCCGAGGGGGAAGGAGCCCATCAAGAAGATACCAGAGACGCAGATGGCCTTCAAGCAAATGGAGAAGATCTCTCAGTTCCTGCAGGCAGCTGAAGCTTACGGAGTCACAACCACGGACATATTTCAAACTGTGGACCTCTGGGAAG GAAAGGACATGGCAGCGGTGCAAAGAACTCTAATGGCTCTCGGGAGTGTGGCGGTTACTAAGGACGACGGTCATTACAGAGGTGACCGAGACTGGTTCCACAG GAAAGCCCAGGGGTATCGGCGAGAGTTCAGCCAGGAGCAGCTCCGCCAGGGTCAGAGTTTGATCGGACTGCAGATGGGCAGCAACCGCGGGGCGTCCCAGGCTGGTATGACGGGCTACGGTATGCACCGTCAGATCATGTAG